The Primulina eburnea isolate SZY01 chromosome 8, ASM2296580v1, whole genome shotgun sequence genome contains a region encoding:
- the LOC140840185 gene encoding vicilin Cor a 11.0101-like, with the protein MGAKASFCLAVFALLLVSSFGVKDPELKQCKHQCEVQRQFDEKQRESCVRRCEEYSRQKQERERGGEGGGGGGRGSYGEEDQYWNRESPIERLLECVKGCETQHGEQKERCQRSCQQEYKREKERHEENERQEKEGEEQQQHEEINPYVFEDHHFITGPQTQHGRLRILQKFTDRSKKLFRGIENYRFAICEADPLTFIVPYHFDAETLVFVAKGKGTVSLVTKDRRESFNIKEGDIMRIKAGTTTYIINRDENERLVLAKLLQPVSTPGNFQAFYGAGGENPESYYRVFSNEILETAFNVRRDRIEKLFGQQKQGAILKVSREQIQGMSHHEEGGIWPFGGGESKGILNIYQQHATHANQYGQLYEVDSSSFRSLHDLDVAITLANITRGAMTALYYNSRATKICTVKDGAGYYEMACPHMSQSQNHDEGSSQREQPGSRRVSSGTPSYQKISSRLQRGTVVVVPAGHPFVAVASNNQNLQLMCFVVHANDNEKHVLAGKRNVMNRLEREAKELAFGVPERVVDEVFRSQEEEFFFKGPRQQHRGFSDM; encoded by the exons ATGGGTGCCAAAGCGAGCTTCTGTTTGGCAGTCTTTGCGTTGTTGCTTGTTTCGTCGTTTGGGGTTAAAGACCCGGAGTTGAAGCAGTGCAAGCACCAGTGCGAAGTCCAGCGACAATTCGACGAGAAACAGAGGGAATCCTGCGTGAGACGCTGCGAGGAATACAGTAGACAGAAACAGGAAAGGGAGCGCGGCGGTGAAGGTGGCGGTGGTGGTGGCCGCGGCTCTTATGGTGAAGAGGATCAGTACTGGAATCGCGAGAGCCCGATCGAGCGGCTGCTTGAGTGCGTGAAGGGCTGCGAAACCCAACATGGCGAGCAAAAAGAACGCTGCCAGCGTAGCTGCCAGCAAGAATACAAAAGGGAGAAAGAAAGGCATGAAGAAAATGAAAGACAGGAGAAAGAAGGAGAGGAGCAGCAGCAACATGAGGAGATTAATCCATATGTGTTCGAGGATCACCATTTTATCACCGGACCGCAGACTCAACACGGCCGCCTTCGGATCCTGCAGAAATTCACCGACAGATCAAAGAAACTCTTCCGAGGCATCGAGAACTATCGTTTCGCGATTTGTGAAGCTGATCCTCTGACTTTCATTGTTCCTTATCATTTTGATGCCGAAACTCTGGTCTTTGTGGCGAAAG GAAAGGGAACAGTGAGCTTAGTGACGAAAGACAGGAGGGAAAGTTTCAATATTAAAGAAGGTGATATAATGAGGATCAAAGCGGGGACTACTACTTATATTATCAATAGGGATGAGAATGAAAGACTTGTCTTAGCGAAGCTGTTGCAGCCAGTCTCCACTCCTGGTAATTTTCAG GCTTTTTACGGCGCTGGAGGGGAGAATCCAGAATCATATTACAGGGTCTTCAGCAATGAAATACTTGAAACTGCATTCAac GTGAGAAGAGATAGGATCGAAAAGTTATTTGGGCAACAGAAGCAAGGTGCGATATTGAAGGTTTCCAGGGAGCAAATCCAAGGCATGAGCCACCACGAAGAGGGCGGAATCTGGCCGTTTGGCGGTGGCGAATCGAAgggcattttaaatatttatcagCAACACGCTACGCATGCCAACCAATATGGACAGCTCTACGAAGTGGATTCTAGCAGTTTCAGGTCGCTACACGACCTTGATGTTGCTATTACTTTAGCCAACATCACAAGG GGTGCAATGACGGCTCTGTATTACAACTCGAGGGCAACAAAGATCTGTACAGTGAAAGACGGGGCAGGCTACTATGAAATGGCGTGTCCCCACATGTCTCAGTCACAGAACCACGACGAGGGCAGCAGCCAGCGCGAGCAGCCGGGCTCCCGCCGCGTGTCCAGTGGCACCCCCAGCTATCAGAAAATCAGCTCCCGCCTTCAACGCGGCACTGTGGTGGTTGTACCGGCAGGTCATCCTTTCGTGGCTGTGGCCTCAAACAATCAGAATCTGCAGCTCATGTGCTTTGTAGTCCACGCCAATGACAACGAAAAACATGTTCTCGCAG GGAAGAGAAACGTGATGAATCGTCTAGAGAGAGAGGCAAAAGAACTGGCTTTCGGGGTTCCAGAAAGAGTGGTAGATGAAGTGTTCAGGAGTCAAGAAGAGGAGTTCTTCTTCAAGGGACCTCGCCAGCAACACCGGGGCTTTTCCGATATGTGA
- the LOC140840184 gene encoding type I inositol polyphosphate 5-phosphatase 4-like → MRDGNSKKSKFSWPKTLVKKWFNIKSRAEDFHADDIINGGVDEEWRNNFSERVAFTTKKSKTEKSNRRNTERLRQNKIDLDASQVTDVHNYRIFVSTWNVAGKSPPSYLNLEEWLHTSPPADIYVLGFQEIVPLNAGNVLGTEDNGPAKKWLAMVRRTLNSLPGSSGSYRTPSPVPYPIIESDDDFEGSNRDNGSNFFHRHSFQSLSRSMRMMENDILVQQPRLDRRFSVCDRVMYGHRPSDYYDPKVGDGTSDEENELGDLPCTHCYSPLSYSGYEPMEDRDRNSGRSRYCLVASKQMVGIFLTVWIRRDLRDAVNNLKVSCVGRGLMGYLGNKGSISISMSLHQTSFCFICSHLTSGEKEGDEQRRNSDVMEILRKTRFPRVHGMGNENSPQTILEHDRIIWLGDLNYRIALSYRCAKALVEMRNWRALLENDQLRIEQRQGRVFVGWNEGKIYFPPTYKYSNNSDRYAGEDMHPKEKRRTPAWCDRILWCGRGLQQVSYVRGESRFSDHRPVYSMFLAEVESINRGRIRKSMSYSRARVEVEELLPYSFDYAPYDPPNFF, encoded by the exons ATGAGAGATGGAAACTCAAAGAAAAGCAAG TTTTCATGGCCCAAGACTCTAGTCAAGAAATGGTTCAACATCAAGAGCAGAGCTGAGGATTTTCATGCTGATGACATCATCAATGGAG GTGTTGATGAAGAATGGAGGAACAACTTCTCAGAGAGGGTGGCGTTCACTACCAAGAAAAGCAAAACAG AGAAATCGAATAGACGAAACACCGAACGGCTGAGACAGAATAAGATTGATCTTGATGCCTCTCAAGTTACAGATGTACACAACTATAG GATCTTTGTGTCAACATGGAATGTGGCTGGAAAATCTCCACCTAGTTATTTGAATCTTGAAGAATGGCTACATACTTCACCTCCTGCTGATATTTATGTTCTTGG TTTTCAAGAAATTGTCCCATTAAATGCTGGTAATGTTTTGGGCACTGAAGATAATGGCCCTGCTAAAAAATGGCTAGCAATGGTTCGAAGAACTCTGAATAGTCTTCCCGGAAGCAGTGGTAGTTATCGCACACCTTCCCCTGTTCCTTATCCGATAATTGAATCAGATGATGACTTTGAAGGATCAAATAGAGATAATGGTTCCAATTTCTTCCATCGTCACTCTTTCCAATCATTGAGCCGGAGCATGAGAATGATGGAAAATGACATTTTGGTGCAACAACCTAGACTTGATCGTCGTTTCAGTGTCTGTGATCGGGTGATGTATGGGCATAGACCAAGTGATTATTATGATCCAAAAGTTGGGGATGGTACCTCTGATGAGGAAAACGAGCTTGGTGATTTGCCTTGTACGCATTGCTACTCGCCTCTCTCTTACAGTGGTTACGAGCCTATGGAGGATCGAGATCGAAATTCAGGGCGGTCGAGATATTGTTTAGTTGCAAGCAAGCAAATGGTCGGGATTTTCCTTACTGTGTGGATAAGGAGGGATCTAAGAGACGCTGTTAATAACCTGAAAGTGTCTTGTGTAGGCAGAGGGTTGATGGGATATCTTGGAAACAAG GGTTCCATTTCCATTAGCATGTCATTGCACCAAACAAGCTTCTGCTTCATTTGTAGCCATTTAACTTCTGGAGAAAAGGAGGGCGACGAGCAGCGAAGAAACTCAGATGTCATGGAGATTTTGAGGAAAACGAGGTTTCCCCGAGTTCATGGAATGGGAAATGAGAACTCCCCTCAAACTATTCTTGAGCATGA TCGAATTATATGGCTGGGTGACTTGAACTACAGAATCGCTCTTTCTTACCGATGTGCAAAGGCTCTAGTAGAGATGCGAAATTGGAGAGCTTTGTTAGAAAACGACCAG CTGCGAATAGAGCAAAGACAAGGGCGTGTTTTTGTCGGATGGAATGaaggaaaaatttatttccctCCTACATACAAGTATTCAAATAACTCCGACAGATATGCCGGTGAGGACATGCATCCTAAGGAGAAACGGAGAACGCCTGCATG GTGTGATAGGATATTGTGGTGTGGTCGTGGCCTCCAACAAGTGTCGTATGTTCGTGGAGAGTCAAGATTTTCGGATCATAGACCAGTATACAGTATGTTTCTAGCAGAAGTCGAGTCTATCAACCGGGGCCGAATCAGGAAAAGCATGAGTTATTCTAGGGCTAGAGTCGAGGTTGAAGAGTTGCTTCCATATTCATTCGACTATGCACCATATGATCCACCGAATTTCTTCTAA
- the LOC140838074 gene encoding ammonium transporter 2 member 5-like yields the protein MDPKYAWLPPNLQPDDANPDWMNKGDNAWQMTAATMVGLQSIPGLVILYGSIVKKKWAVNSAFMALYAFAAVLVCWVGWGYQLSFGNSFLPFLGKIDDALDQHVLLKQAFATYKFANATMVYFQFVFAAITLILIGGALLGRMNFIAWMLFVPLWLTFSYTVGAFSIWCPNGWLSKRGLIDYSGGFVIHLSSGVAGFTAAYWVGPRAQRDRERFPPNNILLMLAGAGLLWMGWTGFNGGDPYMASIDASLAVLNTHICAATSLLTWLLLDILFFEKPSVIGATQGMITGLVCITPAAGVVQGWAAIIMGILSGSIPWFTMMVLHKKIWLLKQVDDTMAVFHTHAVAGTLGGLLTGFFANPKLCRLFYMIPTWERYIGLAYGFKNGRVGAGFRQMGVQVLGIVFIIGVNVVVTSLICLLIGLAVPLRMSEEELNGGDEVVHGEEAYALWGDGEKFDKSVHNSVINGAEDASTQRKNTRVSV from the exons ATGGATCCTAAGTATGCCTGGCTACCACCAAATCTCCAGCCTGATGACGCGAACCCTGACTGGATGAACAAAGGAGACAACGCATGGCAGATGACAGCGGCCACGATGGTGGGCCTGCAAAGCATTCCGGGGCTCGTGATACTATACGGCAGCATCGTCAAAAAGAAATGGGCTGTAAACTCTGCTTTCATGGCGCTTTACGCCTTTGCAGCAGTTCTGGTTTGCTGGGTTGGATGGGGGTATCAGTTATCATTTGGAAACTCGTTTTTGCCTTTTCTTGGGAAGATCGATGATGCATTGGATCAGCATGTTCTGTTGAAACAGGCGTTTGCGACTTACAAGTTCGCGAACGCCACGATGGTGTATTTCCAGTTTGTTTTTGCTGCGATCACTTTGATATTGATCGGCGGCGCTTTGCTTGGGAGGAtgaattttattgcatggatgtTGTTTGTGCCTTTGTGGCTCACATTTTCTTACACTGTTGGTGCATTCAGTATCTGGTGTCCGAATGGATGGTTGAGCAAGAGGGGACTTATCGATTACTCCGGCGGCTTCGTCATTCACTTGTCTTCCGGTGTTGCCGGTTTCACCGCAGCTTACTGG GTAGGACCTCGGGCACAAAGGGACCGGGAGAGGTTCCCACCAAACAACATCCTTCTGATGCTTGCCGGCGCCGGCCTGCTATGGATGGGATGGACGGGCTTCAACGGCGGAGACCCTTACATGGCCAGCATCGACGCATCACTCGCTGTACTCAACACTCATATATGCGCAGCAACAAGCCTGCTTACTTGGCTCCTACTCGACATCCTTTTCTTCGAAAAACCCTCCGTCATCGGCGCCACACAGGGTATGATCACCGGCCTAGTCTGCATTACCCCAGCCGCCGGGGTCGTGCAAGGCTGGGCCGCCATTATAATGGGCATCCTCTCCGGTTCCATCCCTTGGTTCACTATGATGGTTCTCCACAAAAAGATATGGCTCCTAAAACAAGTAGACGACACGATGGCCGTGTTCCACACGCACGCTGTTGCAGGGACGCTAGGCGGCTTGCTCACCGGATTTTTCGCCAACCCAAAGCTGTGCAGGCTTTTCTACATGATCCCGACTTGGGAAAGGTACATCGGCCTAGCGTACGGCTTCAAGAACGGCAGAGTTGGCGCGGGATTCAGGCAGATGGGGGTTCAGGTTCTTGGAATTGTGTTCATCATAGGAGTAAATGTTGTGGTCACCAGTTTGATTTGTCTGTTGATCGGGCTTGCGGTGCCACTGAGGATGTCCGAAGAAGAGCTCAACGGCGGGGACGAAGTGGTGCATGGGGAGGAAGCGTATGCGCTGTGGGGAGATGGCGAGAAGTTTGATAAATCTGTGCATAACTCGGTGATTAATGGGGCTGAGGATGCCTCAACTCAGCGTAAGAATACGAGGGTTAGCGTTTAA